The following coding sequences lie in one Salmo salar chromosome ssa13, Ssal_v3.1, whole genome shotgun sequence genomic window:
- the defbl1 gene encoding beta-defensin-like 1: MSCQRVLILVLLVFLSLNIVQNEAASFPFSCPTLSGVCRKVCLPTEMFFGPLGCGKGFLCCVSHFL, encoded by the exons ATGTCTTGTCAACGTGTGCTCATCTTGGTGCTCCTGGTTTTCCTATCACTTAATA TTGTGCAGAATGAGGCTGCATCATTTCCCTTCTCTTGCCCCACCCTGAGTGGAGTCTGTCGAAAAGTTTGCCTACCAACAGAGATGTTCTTTGGACCACTCGGCTGTGGAAAGGGATTCTT GTGCTGTGTTTCTCATTTCTTATGA